From the genome of Vulpes lagopus strain Blue_001 chromosome 2, ASM1834538v1, whole genome shotgun sequence, one region includes:
- the RMI1 gene encoding recQ-mediated genome instability protein 1: MNVTNIALRVETWLLATWHVKVPLMWLEACVNWVQEENDNVNLSQAQMNKQVFEQWLLTDLRDLEHPLLPDGILEVPKGELTGFFALQINSLVDVSQPAYSQIQKLRGKNTTNDLITAETQVTPKPWEAKPSRMLMLQLTDGIVQIQGMEYQSIPALHSDLPPGTKILIYGNISFRLGVLLLKPENVKLLGGEVDALLEEYAQEKVLARLIGEPDPIVSVIPNNPNQSIPGITDVLDPALGPSDEELLASLDENELAANNDTSLDRRFFGTDSSSNTIPTRQSSFEQQHIISPKPKEKPPDPSMCFTDGELDDFSLEEALLLEETVQKEQMETEELQPLTLNRTPDESIEIVSQMETEELQPLTLNRTPDESIIERVSHKPNTLGNFSLTCKSRNNNQNKKNLSEQMINEGKSFCSPSAGDQNSSVFSVHNNVPHPHDFTNKDSETDNKIKQTFSSIDGHSLNNKISISNGELVNYVPKRSSHISNENDHHLQTCSRPSEYSTPLSSAMDLYSPPFIYLSILMASRPKKITTVKVKAFIVTLTGNLSSSGGIWSITAKISDGTAYLDVDFADEILTSFIGFSVPEMKQSKKDPLQYQKFLDGLQKCQRDLIDLCCLMTISFNPSLSKAMVLALQDVKTEHLENLKKRLNK; encoded by the coding sequence atgaatgtaaCTAATATTGCATTAAGAGTTGAAACCTGGCTTTTAGCTACGTGGCATGTTAAAGTACCTCTAATGTGGTTGGAAGCTTGTGTTAACTGGGTTCAAGAGGAAAACGATAATGTAAATTTAAGTCAggcacaaatgaataaacaagtattCGAGCAGTGGCTTCTGACTGATCTGAGAGATTTGGAACACCCTCTTTTACCTGATGGCATTTTGGAAGTTCCAAAAGGAGAACTGACTGGATTTTTTGCTCTTCAGATTAATTCATTGGTTGATGTCAGTCAGCCTGCATATTCCCAGATACAGAAGCTGAGAGGAAAGAACACAACGAATGACCTAATTACAGCTGAAACACAGGTCACCCCAAAACCTTGGGAAGCAAAGCCTTCACGCATGTTGATGCTACAGCTAACTGATGGAATTGTACAAATACAGGGAATGGAATATCAGTCTATTCCAGCTCTTCATAGTGATCTTCCCCCAGGTACAAAAATTTTGATTTATGGAAACATTTCTTTCCGCCTTGGCGTGCTCTTATTGAAACCAGAAAATGTGAAGCTGTTGGGAGGAGAAGTAGATGCTCTTTTAGAAGAATATGCCCAAGAAAAAGTACTTGCAAGATTAATTGGGGAACCTGATCCTATAGTTTCAGTTATACCAAATAATCCTAACCAAAGCATCCCAGGAATTACAGATGTTCTAGATCCTGCATTAGGACCTTCTGATGAAGAACTCTTGGCAAGTCTTGATGAAAATGAGCTTGCAGCAAATAATGATACCTCCTTAGACAGAAGATTTTTCGGTACAGATAGTTCTTCAAATACTATTCCCACAAGGCAGTCAAGCTTTGAACAACAACATATTATTTCtccaaaaccaaaagagaaaccACCAGATCCATCCATGTGTTTCACTGATGGGGAATTAGATGACTTTTCACTGGAGGAGGCCTTGCTTTTAGAAGAAACTGTCcagaaagaacaaatggaaactGAAGAATTGCAGCCACTGACTTTGAACAGAACCCCAGATGAAAGTATAGAGATAGTTTCACAAATGGAAACTGAAGAATTGCAGCCATTGACTTTGAACAGAACCCCAGATGAGAGTATAATAGAGAGAGTCTCACATAAACCTAATACTCTGGgtaatttttctttgacttgcaaaagcagaaataataatcagaacaaaaaaaatttatctgaACAAATGATTAATGAAGGCAAATCTTTTTGTAGTCCATCTGCTGGAGACCAAAACAGTAGTGTTTTTTCAGTTCATAATAATGTACCCCATCCCCatgattttacaaataaagactcagagacagataataaaataaaacaaaccttcaGCAGTATAGATGGACAttccttaaataataaaatatcaatatcaaatGGAGAGCTGGTAAATTATGTACCAAAAAGGAGTTCACacatttctaatgaaaatgaTCACCATTTACAGACTTGTTCAAGACCATCAGAGTACAGCACTCCTCTTTCTAGTGCCATGGATTTATATTCTCCACcctttatctatttgtctattctaaTGGCCAGCAGACCAAAGAAAATTACAACAGTGAAGGTCAAAGCATTTATTGTAACCTTAACTGGAAATCTTTCAAGTTCTGGTGGCATTTGGAGTATAACAGCAAAGATTTCTGATGGTACTGCATATCTAGATGTAGACTTTGCAGATGAAATACTTACTAGTTTTATAGGGTTTTCAGTACCAGAAATGAAACAGTCAAAAAAGGACCCTCTTCAATACCAAAAGTTCCTGGATGGTTTGCAGAAGTGTCAGAGAGATTTAATAGATTTGTGCTGTCTAAtgactatttcatttaatccttccttGTCTAAAGCAATGGTACTGGCATTGCAAGATGTTAAAACAGAACACCTTGAGAACCTAAAGAAACGACTGAATAAATGA